Proteins co-encoded in one Myripristis murdjan chromosome 4, fMyrMur1.1, whole genome shotgun sequence genomic window:
- the pigx gene encoding phosphatidylinositol-glycan biosynthesis class X protein isoform X1: protein MYFLLFFTLACLSTCYCRTENDEKAESMCGLLRQSLTSTSVSVEIDKKGFHRDVVTTVEFSPDGPSDLQALVVHKWPRGIYVDPYQLASLSEHTDWQVLLDSAIDLEVPAHKTVGLVAFVFPALHGRIPRLLKVTVPVHGRYHEPSFDGKKFTSIDLDPPELLLRTGKCTQLSYLDPHTIVDAPCTADNSSICQWARIQHKQGQASFQLPVGDGLLVIPVCSATLLVTLVCCVALAKTVWKHQLFTH, encoded by the exons atgtattttttgctttttttcacattggcctgtttaTCGACATGCTACTGTCGGACCGAAAACG atgAGAAGGCTGAGAGCATGTGTGGTCTTCTGAGGCAGAGTCTGACATCAACATCAGTGTCAGTGGAGATCGACAAAAAGGGTTTCCACAG GGatgtggtaaccactgtggaGTTCAGTCCTGATGGGCCCAGTGACCTTCAAGCTCTGGTGGTTCATAAATGGCCCCGAGGGATCTACGTTGATCCTTACCAACTTGCATCACTAAGCGAGCACACTGACTGGCAG GTGTTACTAGATTCAGCCATTGACCTTGAGGTTCCTGCTCACAAGACTGTGGGACTGGTCGCTTTTGTGTTTCCCGCTCTGCATGGACGAATTCCCAGACTCCTAAAAGTTACAGTCCCGGTCCATGGCCGCTACCATGAACCCTCTTTTGATGGTAAAAAGTTCACATCTATTGACTTAGACCCTCCTGAGTTGCTGCTGCGTACGGGCAAAT GTACACAGCTCAGCTACTTGGACCCTCATACGATTGTGGACGCCCCTTGCACTGCCGACAACTCAAGTATATGTCAGTGGGCTCGAATCCAGCATAAGCAG GGCCAGGCCAGTTTCCAGCTTCCAGTTGGTGATGGGTTGTTGGTGATCCCTGTATGCAGTGCAACTCTGCTGGTGACACTGGTGTGCTGTGTGGCACTGGCAAAAACCGTTTGGAAACATCAACTGTTTACACACTGA
- the pak2b gene encoding serine/threonine-protein kinase PAK 2b yields the protein MCDNGDPEDKPPAPPVRMSSTIFSTGSGKDSLSVNHSSKPLPSVPEERKPRNKIISIFASDKGGRKKDRDKERPEISPPSDFEHTIHVGFDAVTGEFTGMPEQWARLLQTSNITKSEQKKNPQAVLDVLKFYDSTGNGRQKYLSFSSSEKDAFTPGPQSPAKKGTEPSSPNIKDIDDDDDDETPPPVVAPRPEHTKSVYTRSVIDPIPAPVTCPDGDAASKAVDRQKKKGKMSDEEIMDKLRTIVSIGDPKKKYTRYEKIGQGASGTVFTAIDVATGQEVAIKQINLQKQPKKELIINEILVMKELKNPNIVNFLDSFLMGEELFVVMEYLAGGSLTDVVTETCMDEAQIAAVCRECLQALEFLHANQVIHRDIKSDNVLLGMDGSVKLTDFGFCAQITPEQSKRSTMVGTPYWMAPEVVTRKAYGPKVDIWSLGIMAIEMVEGEPPYLNENPLRALYLIATNGTPELQNPEKLSPVFRDFLNRCLEMDVEKRGTGKDLLQHPFLKLAKPLSSLTPLILAAKEAMKGNR from the exons ATGTGTGATAACGGAGACCCTGAGGATAAACCCCCTGCCCCTCCAGTCAGAATGAGCAGCACCATCTTCAGTACTGGCTCTGGCAAAGACTCGCTCTCAGTCAATCACAGCTCCAAACCACTACCTTCTGtcccagaggagaggaaacccCGCAACAAGATCATCTCAATCTTTGCTTCTGATAAAG GTGGTAGAAAGAAAGACCGAGATAAAGAGCGACCAGAGATCTCACCACCATCAGATTTTGAGCACACCATCCATGTTGGTTTTGatgctgtcacaggagagttcACT GGTATGCCAGAGCAATGGGCTCGACTACTCCAAACCTCAAACATCACCAAGTCAGAGCAGAAGAAAAACCCACAGGCTGTTCTCGATGTTCTTAAGTTCTATGACTCTACAGGCAACGGTCGTCAGAAGTACCTCAGCTTCTCTTCGTCTG AAAAAGATGCATTCACTCCAGGGCCTCAGTCG CCGGCCAAAAAGGGCACTGAACCGTCATCACCTAATATCAAAGacattgatgatgatgatgatgatgagacaCCGCCTCCCGTTGTAGCACCGCGACCGGAACACACTAAGAGT GTGTATACTCGATCTGTTATTGACCCCATCCCTGCTCCAGTCACCTGTCCAGACGGAGACGCTGCCTCCAAGGCTGTagacagacagaagaagaagggcAAAATGTCTGATGAGGAGATCATGGACAAACTGA GAACCATAGTCAGCATTGGAGATCCCAAAAAGAAGTACACCAGATATGAGAAaattggccaggg GGCTTCGGGAACAGTATTTACAGCCATTGATGTTGCCACGGGACAGGAG GTTGCCATTAAACAGATCAACCTACAAAAGCAGCCGAAGAAGGAGCTGATCATCAATGAGATTCTAGTGATGAAGGAGCTGAAGAACCCCAACATTGTCAACTTTTTAGACAG tttcctGATGGGGGAAGAGCTGTTCGTGGTGATGGAGTACCTGGCTGGTGGCTCCCTGACAGACGTGGTGACAGAGACTTGTATGGATGAGGCCCAGATAGCTGCTGTCTGCAGAGAG TGTTTACAAGCACTGGAGTTCCTGCATGCGAACCAGGTCATccacagagacattaaaagtgACAACGTGTTACTGGGGATGGATGGCTCCGTGAAGCTCA CCGATTTTGGCTTCTGTGCCCAGATCACTCCAGAGCAGAGCAAGCGCAGCACCATGGTGGGCACGCCATATTGGATGGCTCCCGAGGTGGTGACCAGAAAGGCGTATGGGCCTAAAGTAGACATTTGGTCCTTGGGTATCATGGCCATTGAGATGGTTGAAGGAGAGCCTCCTTACCTGAACGAGAACCCACTACGA gCATTATACCTGATTGCCACCAATGGCACCCCTGAACTTCAGAACCCAGAGAAGCTATCTCCTGTCTTCAGAGACTTCCTCAATCGTTGCCTGGAAATGGATGTAGAGAAAAGAGGCACAGGCAAAGACCTGCTGCAG CATCCTTTCCTGAAGCTGGCAAAGCCCCTCTCCAGTCTCACACCTCTCATCCTGGCAGCCAAGGAGGCCATGAAGGGCAATCGttag
- the cep19 gene encoding centrosomal protein of 19 kDa — translation MSFEAKRCGVQFNPPSIILIYEEKDSRKVRKRIIPVRNFSKYSDCGMAAERLKSHSRHKEYLDGVSQSQLERLHIILRDHMRGHSLEHSLASFHLNPDEDLNKLDDDELARKKGQMDKLFERNRRRKDDPDFIYEVEVDFTKAGQEKCSWDEESDDGF, via the exons atgtcCTTTGAGGCGAAACGTTGCGGAGTGCAGTTCAACCCTCCTTCCATTATTTTGATCTATGAGGAGAAAGACAGCAGAAAGGTGCGAAAAAGAATAATACCGGTGAGGAACTTCTCGAAATATTCAG ACTGTGGCATGGCTGCTGAGAGACTGAAGAGCCACTCTCGGCACAAGGAATACCTGGATGGTGTGTCGCAAAGCCAGCTGGAGAGGCTTCACATTATCCTGAGAGATCACATGCGGGGCCACAGTCTGGAGCACAGCCTGGCCTCATTCCACCTGAACCCTGACGAAGACCTCAATAAATTGGATGATGATGAACTGGCCCGCAAGAAGGGACAAATGGATAAACTGTTTGAGCGTAACCGAAGGCGCAAGGATGACCCTGACTTCATTTACGAAGTGGAAGTGGACTTTACCAAGGCAGGGCAAGAAAAGTGCAGCTGGGATGAAGAGTCTGATGATGGGTTTTAA
- the ing5a gene encoding inhibitor of growth protein 5a translates to MATAIYLEHYLDSIENLPCELQRNFTLMRDLDSRTEEKKGEIDKLAEEYIANVKNLASEQRVEHLQKIQNAYSKCKEFSDDKVQLAMQTYEMVDKHIRRLDADLARFENELKEKLEVSGYESPDGRGLKKGDSRGLKEKRGSRGRGRKGSDEDSPRKKKLKNSPDLSDALLPMQPSDVLDMPVDPNEPTYCLCHQVSYGEMIGCDNPDCPIEWFHFACVDLATKPKGKWFCPRCTQDRKKK, encoded by the exons ATGGCGACGGCGATTTACTTGGAACATTATCTTGACA GTATTGAGAACCTACCATGTGAACTACAGAGGAACTTTACTTTGATGCGGGACCTGGACAGTAGGACTGAAG agaaaaagggagagattGACAAGCTGGCTGAGGAGTACATAGCCAATGTGAAGAACCTGGCCTCTGAACAGAGAGTGGAACACCTGCAGAAGATCCAAAATGCTTACAGCAAGTGCAAAGAGTTCAGTGATGACAAAGTCCAGCTTGCCATGCAGACCTATGAAATG GTGGACAAACATATCCGGCGATTGGATGCTGATCTGGCACGGTTTGAGAATGAACTGAAGGAGAAACTGGAAGTGAGCGGCTATGAAAGTCCAGATGGAAGAGGCCTGAAAA AGGGTGATTCCCGAGGGCTGAAGGAGAAGCGTGGGTCCaggggaagaggaaggaaaggttCTGATGAGGATTCTCCCAGGAAGAAAAAGCTCAAAAACAG CCCAGATTTGAGTGATGCTCTCCTGCCAATGCAACCGTCAGATGTTTTGGACATGCCGGTCGATCCCAATGAGCCCACGTACTGCTTGTGCCATCAGGTGTCATACGGAGAGATGATTGGATGTGATAACCCAGAT tgtccGATTGAGTGGTTTCACTTTGCTTGTGTTGATCTTGCCACAAAACCCAAGGGGAAATG GTTTTGTCCGAGATGCACCcaagacaggaagaaaaaatga
- the pigx gene encoding phosphatidylinositol-glycan biosynthesis class X protein isoform X2: MYFLLFFTLACLSTCYCRTENDEKAESMCGLLRQSLTSTSVSVEIDKKGFHRDVVTTVEFSPDGPSDLQALVVHKWPRGIYVDPYQLASLSEHTDWQVLLDSAIDLEVPAHKTVGLVAFVFPALHGRIPRLLKVTVPVHGRYHEPSFDGKKFTSIDLDPPELLLRTGKCQLSYLDPHTIVDAPCTADNSSICQWARIQHKQGQASFQLPVGDGLLVIPVCSATLLVTLVCCVALAKTVWKHQLFTH, from the exons atgtattttttgctttttttcacattggcctgtttaTCGACATGCTACTGTCGGACCGAAAACG atgAGAAGGCTGAGAGCATGTGTGGTCTTCTGAGGCAGAGTCTGACATCAACATCAGTGTCAGTGGAGATCGACAAAAAGGGTTTCCACAG GGatgtggtaaccactgtggaGTTCAGTCCTGATGGGCCCAGTGACCTTCAAGCTCTGGTGGTTCATAAATGGCCCCGAGGGATCTACGTTGATCCTTACCAACTTGCATCACTAAGCGAGCACACTGACTGGCAG GTGTTACTAGATTCAGCCATTGACCTTGAGGTTCCTGCTCACAAGACTGTGGGACTGGTCGCTTTTGTGTTTCCCGCTCTGCATGGACGAATTCCCAGACTCCTAAAAGTTACAGTCCCGGTCCATGGCCGCTACCATGAACCCTCTTTTGATGGTAAAAAGTTCACATCTATTGACTTAGACCCTCCTGAGTTGCTGCTGCGTACGGGCAAATGT CAGCTCAGCTACTTGGACCCTCATACGATTGTGGACGCCCCTTGCACTGCCGACAACTCAAGTATATGTCAGTGGGCTCGAATCCAGCATAAGCAG GGCCAGGCCAGTTTCCAGCTTCCAGTTGGTGATGGGTTGTTGGTGATCCCTGTATGCAGTGCAACTCTGCTGGTGACACTGGTGTGCTGTGTGGCACTGGCAAAAACCGTTTGGAAACATCAACTGTTTACACACTGA
- the plekhb2 gene encoding pleckstrin homology domain-containing family B member 2, with translation MSIVKSGWLHRQSTILRRWKRNWFDLWADGRLVFYDDQQRRDMEDDIHMRVDCINIRSSTACQDLNPPEGKSRDALLQIVCRDGRVISLCADSADDALAWTMALQDARINTVVGSPQIGFAQEVLASAPPPYTEYAAPPQVYAPGPYGDYVAPPPHGTQIVYSADGQPYAVAYPYQYQGAYPPPGVNHVILRERQRDDGGDVALGMLAGAATGLALGSLFSVF, from the exons ATGTCCATTGTGAAAAGTGGTTGGCTCCACCGACAGA GCACCATATTGCGTCGGTGGAAGAGAAACTGGTTTGACCTGTGGGCTGACGGGCGACTGGTGTTCTATGATGACCAACAACGCCGAGACATGGAAGATGATATCCACATGAGGGTAGACTGCATTAATATCCGCAGTTCCACTGCATGTCAAG ACCTGAACCCTCCAGAGGGCAAGAGCCGTGATGCCCTGCTGCAGATTGTGTGCAGAGATGGACGGGTCATCAGCCTCTGTGCAGACAGTGCAGATGATGCTCT GGCATGGACCATGGCACTTCAAGATGCAAGAATAAATACG gtGGTCGGTTCTCCTCAGATTGGCTTTGCACAAGAAGTGCTTGCCTCCGCTCCTCCTCCCTACACAGAATATGCAGCCCCACCTCAG GTTTATGCCCCAGGTCCTTATGGAGACTACGTTGCACCTCCACCACATGGTACACAAATCGTCTACTCCGCTGATGGGCAGCCTTATGCCGTTGCATATCCCTATCAGTACCAAG GTGCGTACCCGCCTCCTGGAGTGAATCATGTCATCCTTCGAGAGCGCCAGCGTGACGACGGAGGAGACGTGGCTTTGGGCATGCTTGCTGGGGCGGCGACTGGATTGGCACTCGGCTCTCTCTTCTCCGTCTTTTAA
- the rpp21 gene encoding ribonuclease P protein subunit p21, with translation MAGPVKDKEAYQRLNYLYQAAHCVLSQNPENVELARFYCFTQKTIARRLVLRQDPSVKRALCKKCCSLLVPGVTATSRQRRKSPRLSTQFTGQTRCHVESQHIHCWKNSQTRFTVVRCLSCGHRKTLLNNPEHRLWVDQPEAQLESHKQSAPGPSPQVSTKDTDGDGSPSTKSSVNPAGS, from the exons ATGGCAGGACCCGTGAAAGACAAGGAGGCCTACCAGAGACTGAACTACTTATACCAG GCTGCACATTGTGTTTTATCTCAAAACCCGGAGAATGTGGAGCTGGCCCGTTTCTACTGCTTCACCCAGAAGACCATTGCAAGACGCTTAGTGCTCAGACA AGACCCATCAGTGAAGAGAGCCTTGTGCAAGAAGTGCTGCTCGTTGCTTGTTCCAGGTGTCACTGCTACTTCAAGACAAAGACGTAAGTCACCTCGACTGTCCACGCAGTTTACAGGGCAAACCCGGTGCCATGTGGAGTCACAACATATTCACTGCT GGAAAAACAGCCAGACACGCTTCACAGTGGTGCGGTGCCTCAGCTGTGGGCACAGAAAGACGCTCCTGAACAACCCAGAGCATCGTCTGTGGGTCGACCAGCCTGAGGCCCAGCTGGAGAGCCACAAACAGTCAG CTCCAGGCCCTTCTCCTCAAGTATCGACAAAAGACACAGACGGTGACGGCTCCCCGTCCACAAAGTCCAGCGTGAATCCTGCGGGCAGTTAG